DNA from Bordetella genomosp. 13:
TCGGCGCTGGCTTCGACCGACACGGTCTCCAGCGTTGTGATCGGAGCGCTGTTCTGCTGCGCGGCCGGAGTTTGAGCGTGGACGGGGGCGGCCATGCAGGGCAGCGTGGCGATCAGGTAAGCCAGGGGACGTAGTTTCATGCGACGGTTCGGGGGTGTAGAGAAATAGGAACTGCAAAGCAAGGGGCGATGATAGCAAAAACAGAATCATTCTCATTGATATTGACATGGCTAGCATCAAACCGTGCCCTCTCTACAACGTTGATGCATTCGGCCCGAAAAGAAAAAGGACCCTTGCGGGTCCTTGTCCGACATGCCGCCGCGGAGGGCGGCAATCCATGAGAGCGAAAGCTCAGCCTTCCGCGGCCTCGCCTTCCTCGTCGCCACGCGCCTGGCGCTCGGTGTTGCGCACGCCGGTGTGGCGCACGTCGGCGCCCTTGACCATGTAGATGACGCGCTCGGACATGTTCTTCGCGTGGTCGCCGATGCGCTCTAGCGCGCGGGCGATGAACACCATGTCGATGGCCCGCGAGATGGTGCGCGGATCTTCCATCATGTAGGTGATCAGGTTGCGCAGGGCAGCCTTCCACTCTTTGTCGACTTCCTTGTCGCTGCGCACCACCTTGGCGGCCTGCACGGCGTCGAGGCGGGCGAATGCGTCGAGCGACAGGCGCAGCATGTTGCCGACCATGTCGGCCATGTGGCGCAGTTCGACCAGCTGGATCTGCGGGCGGTCGGTGTCCTGCATGCGACGCACGGTGGTGGCGATCTTGTCGGCCTCGTCGCCGGAGCGTTCCATGTCGGTCAGCATCTTGGACACGGCCAGCAGCGTGCGCAGGTCGATGGCGGTGGGCTGGTGGCGCGCCAGCAGCAGGCTGATGCGCTCGTCGATCTCGACCTCGTAGCGGTTGACCTCTTTCTCGCGCTCGCGGACCTTTTCGACCAGTTGCGGGTCATGGGACGACAGCGCTTCGACGGCCTCGTAGATCATGGCCTCGACCACGCCGCCCATTTGCAGGAACTGCGAGCGTACGTGTTCAAGGTCGGCGTCAAACTGCTTGTTGGTGTGCTCCGTCATCCGGATTCCTTGCGTGGTTATGAGCAGGCACGTCGCCTGGATAATAGTGCCCCGCGGGCTGCGTAATCACAAGGGGCGACCGCGACCGCCCCAAGGGAAACCTATTCGGCCCGCCAGCTTATGACTTGTATATGACAGCAATGTGAAGCGCAGCGGGCCGCCCGGCCGGTCAGGCCGGCTTGTCAAGGCGCCGGATGCCGCTCTGCGTGGCCAGCAGCGCCACGTCTGCCCCGGCGAGCGCGAACAGGCCGCAGGTCACCACGCCCGCCATGCCGTTGATGTCGGTTTCCAGCGCCCTGGCATCGGCGATGGACAGACCTGCCACGTCGAGGATGACGTTGCCGTTGTCGGTGACGAAGCCCTCGCGCAGGCGGGGCCGCCCACCCAGCGCGGCCATGCGCCGGGCCACTGCCTCGCGGGCCATGGGAATCACTTCGATGGGCAGCGGGAAGGCGCCCATCCGCTGCACCAGCTTGGACTCGTCGGCGATGCAGATGAAGCGCTCGGCAACCGAGGCCACGATCTTCTCGCGCGTCAGCGCGCCGCCGCCGCCCTTGATCATGTGCAGATTGGCATCGATCTCGTCGGCGCCGTCCACGTAGATGGGCATGGATTCGACATCGTTGAGATCGAGCACGGCCAGGCCATGGCCGGCCAGCCGCGCCGCGCTGCGCTCGGAACTGGCCACGGTGGCCCGCACGCGTCCCTTGAAGCGCGCCAGGCCGTCGATAAACAGGTCGGCCGTGGAGCCGGTGCCCACGCCGATGACCACGTCGGGCGCCGCGACGGCGTCGACGAATTCCAGGGCGGCATCGGCCGCCTGCTGCTTGAGTTCCTGCTGAGTAAGCATGATGTGATGTCCGGCGCGCGCCGCGCAAATCGGTAAAACGGAAAGCCAGTCCGGCAATGTAGCAGATGCGTCCGCACTACTGTCCCGCGGTCGCCGCTATCCCAGCCCCGGCCAGGCGCGCGCCAGCGCCTCGCCCGTATCGTGGCCCTCGGGCCATTCGCCGACGATGCCGGCCGGCTGCGCGAGCCGGGTCGCCGCGAAGGCGGCGGCGACCGGCGCGGGCGCATGGCGGATCAGCAGAGCCGCCTGCCACAGCCGCGTCAGCCCCGCGGCCACGCGGCGCGCCAACGGCTCGGCGCCCGCTGGATCGTCCAACAGGCGCAGCCAGACATCCATGGCCTGATCGTACGAAGCCAGCACGCCGCGCGCCGCATCCAGCTCGGCGCGCAGCGCCGGCAGGGTCTCGGGCTCGCGCGCCAGCGCCCGCAGCACGTCCAGCGCCATGATGTTGCCAGAGCCTTCCCAGATGGAGTTCACCGGCGCCTCGCGGTAGATGCGGCCCAATGGGCCCTCTTCCACGTAGCCATTGCCGCCCAGCGCCTCCATGGCCTCGGCAGCGGCGACGATGGCGCGCTTGCATACCCACAGCTTGGCCGCCGGCGTGCCCACGCGCAACAGCGCGCGTTCGCCCGCTTGGTTGGCATGGTCCACCGCCCGCGCCAGGCGCATGGCCAGCGCGGTGGCCGCCTCGCTTTCGAGCGCCAGGTCGGCCAGCACCCCGCGCATGACGGGCTGGTCCAGCAGCCTGCGGCCGAAAGCCTGGCGGTGGGTGGCGTGATGCAAGGCCTGGGCCAGCGCCTGGCGCAGCAGCGCGGCGCTGCCCAGCACGCAATCCAGCCGTGTGGCGGCGGCCATTTCCAGCAGCACGGCCAGCCCCCGGCCGGGCTCGCCCAGCATCACGCCCCAAGCCTGTTCGAACTCGACCTCCGCGCTGGCATTGCTGCGGTTGCCGACCTTGTCCTTCAGCCGGCGGATGCGCACGGCGTTGCGCGGCCCTTCGGGAATCCAGCGCGGCACGAAGAAGCACGACGGGCCCGCGTCCACGCGCGCCAGCACGAGATGCGCGTCGGCCTGCGGCACCGAGAAGAACCATTTGTGGCCCGTAAGAAGATAGGCCTGCCCACGGCCGGCCGTACCGACGGGTTCCGCCGTGGTGGCCACGGCGCGCAGATCGGATCCGCCCTGCTTCTCGGTCAGGCCCATGCCGATGAGCGCGCCGCGCTTGCCGGCCAAGGGCACATCGCCGCCGTCGAACTCGTGCGTGAACAGCACGGGCAGCCACTCGTGCGCATAGTCCAGCGCGCCGGCCGGCTCGCGCATCAGCAGCGGCACGGCGGCATGCGTCATGGTGGTGGGACAAAGCGTGCCGGCCTCGGCCTGGCCCTGCATCAGATAGGCCGCGGCGCGCGCCGCGTGGGCCCCCGGCTTGCGCTGCAGCCAGGCATTGCTGTGCAGCCCGCGCGCCGCGATGCCGTGCATCAGTTGCGCCCAGGCGGGATGGAATTCGATGCGGTCGACGCGCTGGCCCGTGCGGTCGTAGGCATGCAGGATGGGGCCGTGGCGATTGGCCAGTTCGGCCGCCTGCAGGGTCTGGGCCCGGCCCAGCCAGGCGCCGTGTTCGCGCAGTTCCTCTTGCCAGGCGGCGGCGCCTTCACGCAGCACGGCCTCGCGCAGCACCGGATCGGTGTCGTACAGAGAGTAGTCTTCGAGCGGCGGGACCTGGTTCACCACCTGATGCGTGCTGAAAGCGTGCATGGGCCCTCCCTGGCCGGCCCGTACGGCGCGGCTGCGTCCGACGGGCCCGAAACCACACGCTAGCAGCAGCGCCCGCCGTCAGGCAAGCGCCCCGCGCGGACTCAGTTCAGCAGGCGCGCTTCCAGCGCGCGCGCATCCTTGTAGCCCATCAGCTCCATGATGTCCTCGATGCTGGCCAGCAGGTCGGGGCGGTCGGCCGGCTCGCCGGTCTCCATGACCTGGCGCATGACCTGCAGGGCCTGCGTCATCGAACGGATGGCCGCGGCCGGCAGCATGCGCGGCAGACTGATGCGCCGCACGCCCAGGGCCTTGAGTTCGGGCAGCGGAATCAGCGGCGTGGTGGGACGGTTGCGGATGCCGAAGCCCATGTTGATGCTGACCGGGATGCCGGCCGCATCGACGATGCGCTTGATGTCGTCGGCGCTGCGCACGGCATCGGGGAACAGCATGTCGGCGCCCGCGGCGGCATAGGCCTTGGCGCGGCGCACCGCGCCCTCGATGCCTTCGACGGCCAGCGCATCGGTACGGGCGACGATGACGAAGGCGTCATCGCGGCGCGCCTGGCACGCAGCCTCGATCTTGCGGACCATTTCTTCCTGGGGCACCACGTCCTTGCCCGGCATGTGGCCGCAGCGCTTGGGGCTGACCTGGTCTTCGAGGTTGACGCCCGCCACGCCGGCCTCTTCGAACAGGCGCACGGTGTGGAACACGTTGACCGGATTGCCGTAGCCGGTGTCGGCGTCGGCCGTCAGCGGAATCGATACCGAGCGCGCCAGGTTGCGGCAGTGGTTGACGTTCTCGGTCAGGCCCATGACGCCGATGTCGGGCACGCCCAGCAGCGCGTTCGACACCGCGGCGCCGCTGGTGCAGGCCGTCTTGAAGCCGGCGGCTTCGACCAGCCGGATGCTGTAGCCGTCGTAGACGCCGGGCGAGACGATGAACTCTCCGCTCTGCAGCAGTTGGCGGAATTTCTGTGCGCTGGTCATTGCTTGCTCCAATTGAAAAGCCTGGTCGAGTACGGCGGCGCGACAGCCGCAGCCGGGCCGAATGATGGGTAGCCTAACAAACACGCGTCAAAAGTGTCAACTCTTTTGGATAGAACGATACGCGGCGCGGACATCCTCACGAGGCTTGCGCCACCGGGCGGAGAGGCCGCGGCACGATGCAGCGCAGCATCGTTCTACATGGAGAACTCGGCATGCGAGACGGTGCCCCGCCAAGCCGCCGAAGGCAGGTTTCATCCACCGGGCGATGATCTTAGAAAAACGGTATAAGTGTTGACAGTAAAATCAGGCAGACTTACTATCCAATCGCCGTTTCCATACTGCCCATCGATTCAATGCTCTCTGTATTCCACCTGTCCGGCGACGCCATCCGCTATTTCGATATCGCTGCCGCGGCTCGCGACCGCGGACTGGACATCGCCACGCTGCCCTACGTCATCCGCGTGCTGTGGGAGAACCTGGGCCGCAACCAGCAATGGGGTCTGCCCGTGGCAGACGCCGAGATCGACGCGGTGGCGGCCTGGAACCAACGCACCGGCGCCGACCTGCCGCTGCGCGTGGCGCGCGTCATCCTGCCCGACTCCAGCGGACTGCCGGTGCTGCAGGATCTGGCAGCGCTGCGCGACGCGGTGGCGCGCCAGGGCGGCGACGCCGCCGCGGTGAATACGCAGTTGCCGGTGGACCTGATCGTCGACCATTCGCTGCAGGTGGACCACTGGGGCAGCGACCAGGCCGTGGCCCGCAACCTGGGGCGCGAGTTCGAACGCAATGCCGAGCGCTATCGCTTCCTGAAGTGGGCGCAGCAGGCGTTCCGCGGCCTGCGCGTGTTTCCGCCGGGCACCGGCATCATCCACCAGGTCAACATCGAGCACATCGCCCCCGTGGTGGTGCGCGCCGAGCGCGACGGCCAGGCCTGGGCCTATCCCGACTTCGTCATCGGCGGCGACTCGCACACGCCCATGGTGAATTCGCTGGGCGTGCTGGGCTGGGGCGTGGGCGGCATCGATGCCGAGGCCGCGCTGCTTGGCCAGGCCTACACATTCCCGGTGCCCGAGGTCGTGGGCGTGCGACTGACCGGCCGCATCGCGGCGCCCGCCGTCACCACGGACGCGGCGCTGCTCATTACCGAAACCCTGCGGCGCGCGGGCGTGGCGGGCTGCATGGTCGAGTTCTTCGGCCCGGCCGTGGCCGCGCTGAGCGTGCCCGAGCGCGCCACCATGGCCAACATGGCGCCCGAGTATGGCGCCACCTGTGGTTTCTTCCCCGTGGACGCGAGCACGCTGGCCTACCTGGCCCATACCGACCGCAGCCCCGAACATGTGGCGCTGATCGAGGCCTATTGCCGCGCCAACAGCCTGTTCCGCGCGCCCGGGTCGCCCGATCCAGTTTATTCGCGCGTGATCGAGATCGACCTGTCGGCCGCCAAGCCCAGCGTGGCCGGCCCGCGCCGTCCGCAAGACCGCATGCCCATCGGGCGCGTGCCCGCCGACTTCGCCGAGCGCCTGCCGCTGCCGCTGAAAGAAGGCGGCTTCAACGCCACGCCGGGCGTCACGTCGGGACCGCTGCATCACGGCTCGGTGGTGCTGGCGGCCATCACTTCTTGTACCAACACTTCCAACCCCGCTGTCATGCTGGCTGCCGGGCTGGTGGCGCAGAAGGCCGTGGCCCGCGGCCTCGCGCCCGCGACGTGGGTCAAGACCTCGTTGGCCCCGGGCTCGCGCGTGGTCACAGGCTATCTGCAGCAGGCGGGCCTGCTGCCCGCACTCGAGGCGCTGGGCTTCTACGTCATCGGGTACGGCTGCACCACCTGCGGCGGCAAGTCGGGTCCGCTGGCCGAGGGCGTGCCGCAGGCCATCGAGTCCGGCGAACTGGTCGCCGCGGCCGTGCTGTCGGGCAATCGCAATTTCGAAGGGCGCATCCACAAGCTGATCCGCGCCAACTACATCACGTCGCCGCCCATGGTGGTGGCCTACGCGCTGGCCGGCCGCATCGACCTGGACCTGGACAACGACCCGCTGGGCACGGACAAGTCCGGCCAGCCCGTATACCTGCGCGACATCTGGCCCACGCCGGAAGAGATCGCGGCGCTGCTGCCCCTGGCGCAGCAGCGCACCGCCTTCCTGCAGACGTACACGGCCTCGTCGGACGAGAACGACGACCTGAAGCTGTGGCGCGACATGGAAGCGCCGCAGGGCCTGCGTTTTCCGTGGGATCCGCAGTCGTACTACCTGGTCGAGCCGCCCTTCTTCAAAGCGGCGGACGACGGCGACGCGCTGTCGCGCCTGGAGCGCCAGCTGCGCGGCACGCGCGTGCTGGCCGCCTTCGGCGACTCGCTCACCACGGACCACATCTCGCCCGGAGGCGAGATCCCGCAGGACTCTCCGGCGGGCCGCTACCTGATGGACGCCGGCATTGCGCCGCGCGACTTCAACACCTATGTGGCGCGCCGCTGCAACTTCGAGGTGATGACGCGCGCCACCTTCGCCAACATCCGCGTGAAGAACCTGCTGGTGCCCGAGGTCGAGGGCGGCGTCACGCGCTATTTCCCGCGTGGGGCCGAGGCCGCCCCTTCCGATCGTGCCGAAGGCGAGGCCCCAGCTGCCCGGCAAGAAGGCATCCAGATGTCCATCTTCGACGCCTCGCGCGCCTACGAGGCCGATGGCGTCAGCACCATCGTGCTGGCCGGCAAGGAGTACGGCACGGGCAGCAGCCGCGACTGGGCCGCCAAGGGTTCGGCACTGCTGGGCGTGCGCGCCGTCATCGCCGAATCGTTCGAGCGCATTCATCGCGCCAACCTGGTCGGCATGGGCATCCTGCCCCTGGCCTTCCTGCCGGGCCAGGGATGGCGTCAGCTGGGCCTGAGCGGCACCGAAACCTATACGTTCAGCAATGTGGCGCAGGCCCTGCGCGACGGCACGCCGGTGCGGGTGGCGGCCGAAGGCGCAAACGGCCGCATCGAGTTCGAAGCCGTGCCTCAGGTGCTGACGCAGGCCGAGCGCGAACTGCTGGCCGACGGGGGCATCCCGGCACAGGTCCTGCAGCATTTCCTGGCCGCCGGCGCGCACGAAGGCGCCGCGGTCTGATCCAATATCCCGTTATCGACTCCTTCATCAACCGCGCAGAGACCCCAATCCCATGTCCCTGGATCTCGTACTGACCAACGCCCGAATGATGCTGCCCGGACAGGGCCTGACCCTGGGCACGCTGGGCGTGAAGGACGGCCGCATCGCCGTCATCGCCGAGCACGGCGCCGACCTCACGGCCGCCGAAATCATCGATTGCGGCGGGCTGTGGGTGCTGCCCGGCGTCATCGACCCGCACGTGCACTTCGGCTTCGGATCGCCCGAGACGGACTTCGAGACCGAGGCGCGCACGGCCGTGCTGGGCGGCACGACTTCGGTGCTGTCGTTCCATCGCTCGAAGGACATCCGCGAATCCTGCGACGCGGCGCGCGAGCGCGGCGAGAGCCAGAGCTGCATCGACTTCGGCTTTCACTTCGGCATCACCAGCCACCTGCACGTCGAGACGCTCGAAGCGATCTCGAAGCAGTTCGGCGTGACCTCGTACAAGCTGTACATGATGTACAAGGGCGCGGCTGGCCTGTCCAAAGGCTTCACCGACATCGACGACGGCCTGCTGTTCGAGGCGCTGCGCGCCACCGCGCGCATTCCCGGCGCGATCCTGGGCGTGCACTGCGAGAACGTCGAGGTGATCCCGGTGCTGCGCGACCCGCTGCGCGCCGCCGGGCGCGACGACCTGAAGGCGTGGAACGAACAGAGCCCCGACTTTCTCGAAGCCGAGAACGTGCACCGCGTGTGCTATTTCGCGTCCAAGACGCAGACCCCGGTCAATATCGTGCACCTGAGCAGTCGCGAGGCGCTGGACGAAGTGCGGCGCCACCGCCGCCGCAGCACGGCGCCGATCTACGTCGAAACCTGCCCGCACTACCTGTTCCTGAACGACGAATCGCCGGCCGGCCCCTACGCCAAGGTGAATCCGCCGGTGCGCGGGCAGGACGACGTCGAGGCCATGTGGGAAGGCGTGCTGGACGGCTCCATCACCACGGTGGGTTCGGACCACGTGCCGCGCAAGCGCGAGACCAAGGACAAGGACATCTGGGCCGCCAGCAACGGCTTCCCCGGCACGGGCATGATCCTGCCCATCCTGCTGCACGAGGGATATCACCGCCGCGGCGTGCCGCTGGAGCGGCTGATGGAGATCGCCTCGGGCACCTCGGCGCGCATCTACAACATGCCCTCGAAGGGCGGCATCGTGGTCGGCAAGGACGCCGATCTGCTGATCGTCGACCCCGACCTGGAGCGCACCGTGGACCCGGCCACGCTGGAGTCGCACGCCGACTATTCGCCGTACGAAGGCATGACGCTCAAGGGCTGGCCGATCCGCACGCTGGTGCGAGGCCGCACCGTCATGCAGGACGGCCGCATCACCGACGACGCCCGAACCAACCCCGGCGGCCGTTTCCTGCGCCGCTGAGCGCCCATCCGCACCGATCATCCGAAGAGGAAATTCATGAGCGACAACAAACGAATCTGGGACGACTTCCTGACCGAGCGCGACAAGCTGGTGCTGGCCCAGGCCGGCTACGGCAAGCGCGGCGGCTTCGGCAAGCGCCCGGCCCTGTTCATCATCGACGTGCAGTACAACTTCTGCGGCGACAAGCCCGAGGACATCCTCGAGGGCCTGAAGCAGTACCGCACGCACTGCGGCAAGGAAGCCTGGGACGCCGTGGCCCACATGGTGCCGCTGCTGGAACTGGCGCGCGAGAAGAACATCCCTGTGTTCTACACCGAAAGCGGCCGCCGTCCCGACCTGCTGGACAGCGGCGTGCAGGTGGGCAAGAACCACCGCGGCGGCGAGAAGACCGTGGTGGCCAACACGCATGCCACGCAGACCGTCGAGCCGCTGGCGCCGCGTCCGCAGGACATCCGCATCTCGAAGCAGAAGCCCTCGTGCTTCTTCGGCACCATCTTCATGAGCCACCTGAACTTCCTGGACGTGGACACGCTGATCCTGGTGGGCTGCACCAGTTCCGGCTGCCTGCGCGCCACGGCGGTGGATGCGTACTCGTACAACTTCAAGGTCATCATCCCCGAGGAAGCGGCGTTCGACCGCTTCCAGGCCAGCCACGCCATCAACCTGTTCGACCTGAACTGCAAGTACGCGGACGTCATCCCCAGCAAGGAAGTCGGCGAGTACCTGGCCAGCCTGCCCGCGCCCGCCGCCAAGGCAGAATAAGCGGGGCGCGTCGGAACACGGCACGATCATGACGAATATCCCGGCGGGCCCCATTCCGGTCTACCTGCTGACCGGATTCCTGGGCAGCGGCAAGACCACGCTGCTGTCCAGGCTGGTGCGCAGCGCGGCGTTCGCGGATACGGCCGTCATCATCAACGAGTTCGGCCAGGTCGGGCTCGACCATCGCCTGCTGGGCAAGGCCAGCGACGAGGACACCGTGCTGCTGGATTCGGGCTGCCTGTGCTGCGCGTTGAACAGCTCGCTGCAGGACGGCCTGGAATCGCTGTATTACCGACGCGTGCGCGGCGAGATTCCGCCGTACGCACGCATGGTGGTGGAAACCTCGGGCCTGGCCGATCCGGCGCCGCTGATCAACACCCTGGCCGGCGACGCGTCGGTGGCGCGTCACTATCGCTTCGCCGGCGTGATCGCCACGGTCGATGCCGTCAACGGACCGGCCACGCTCGACGCCTATCGCGAAGCCTCGGCGCAGGCGGCCCTGGCCGACGTGCTGATCATCACCAAGACGGACCTGTGCGCGCCGGAACAGGTGGCGCAGGTGCGCACGGCGCTGGGCGGGCTGAACGGCACCGCCCAGGTGCGACTGGCCACGGCCGATACGTCGGAAGGCGAGGCGGACTTCTTCGCGGGCATCCAGGCCGCGCCACGCATGCCTGAGCCGTCCGCCGGCAACAGCCTCGCCACGCCGCTGGCGCACGTGCTGCGCTACGGCATCGCGTCGTACATCCTGCACGTGAGCAGGCCTGTGACATGGTCCGCCTACGCACGCTGGGTCGCGCATCTGCAGCGGCACGGCGGGGACCGCCTGCTGCGCGTGAAGGCGATCCTGGATTTCGCCGACGGCGAGCGCTATGCCATCCATGGCGTGCGGCACCTGTTCAGCCCTCCTCACGCGTTGGGGCCGGCAAAGCGGGACGCGCCAGCCACCGCCATCGTGGTCATCGCGCAGGACATGTCGGCC
Protein-coding regions in this window:
- the phoU gene encoding phosphate signaling complex protein PhoU codes for the protein MTEHTNKQFDADLEHVRSQFLQMGGVVEAMIYEAVEALSSHDPQLVEKVREREKEVNRYEVEIDERISLLLARHQPTAIDLRTLLAVSKMLTDMERSGDEADKIATTVRRMQDTDRPQIQLVELRHMADMVGNMLRLSLDAFARLDAVQAAKVVRSDKEVDKEWKAALRNLITYMMEDPRTISRAIDMVFIARALERIGDHAKNMSERVIYMVKGADVRHTGVRNTERQARGDEEGEAAEG
- a CDS encoding isocitrate lyase/PEP mutase family protein, which encodes MTSAQKFRQLLQSGEFIVSPGVYDGYSIRLVEAAGFKTACTSGAAVSNALLGVPDIGVMGLTENVNHCRNLARSVSIPLTADADTGYGNPVNVFHTVRLFEEAGVAGVNLEDQVSPKRCGHMPGKDVVPQEEMVRKIEAACQARRDDAFVIVARTDALAVEGIEGAVRRAKAYAAAGADMLFPDAVRSADDIKRIVDAAGIPVSINMGFGIRNRPTTPLIPLPELKALGVRRISLPRMLPAAAIRSMTQALQVMRQVMETGEPADRPDLLASIEDIMELMGYKDARALEARLLN
- a CDS encoding isovaleryl-CoA dehydrogenase; this translates as MHAFSTHQVVNQVPPLEDYSLYDTDPVLREAVLREGAAAWQEELREHGAWLGRAQTLQAAELANRHGPILHAYDRTGQRVDRIEFHPAWAQLMHGIAARGLHSNAWLQRKPGAHAARAAAYLMQGQAEAGTLCPTTMTHAAVPLLMREPAGALDYAHEWLPVLFTHEFDGGDVPLAGKRGALIGMGLTEKQGGSDLRAVATTAEPVGTAGRGQAYLLTGHKWFFSVPQADAHLVLARVDAGPSCFFVPRWIPEGPRNAVRIRRLKDKVGNRSNASAEVEFEQAWGVMLGEPGRGLAVLLEMAAATRLDCVLGSAALLRQALAQALHHATHRQAFGRRLLDQPVMRGVLADLALESEAATALAMRLARAVDHANQAGERALLRVGTPAAKLWVCKRAIVAAAEAMEALGGNGYVEEGPLGRIYREAPVNSIWEGSGNIMALDVLRALAREPETLPALRAELDAARGVLASYDQAMDVWLRLLDDPAGAEPLARRVAAGLTRLWQAALLIRHAPAPVAAAFAATRLAQPAGIVGEWPEGHDTGEALARAWPGLG
- the acnA gene encoding aconitate hydratase AcnA, which codes for MLSVFHLSGDAIRYFDIAAAARDRGLDIATLPYVIRVLWENLGRNQQWGLPVADAEIDAVAAWNQRTGADLPLRVARVILPDSSGLPVLQDLAALRDAVARQGGDAAAVNTQLPVDLIVDHSLQVDHWGSDQAVARNLGREFERNAERYRFLKWAQQAFRGLRVFPPGTGIIHQVNIEHIAPVVVRAERDGQAWAYPDFVIGGDSHTPMVNSLGVLGWGVGGIDAEAALLGQAYTFPVPEVVGVRLTGRIAAPAVTTDAALLITETLRRAGVAGCMVEFFGPAVAALSVPERATMANMAPEYGATCGFFPVDASTLAYLAHTDRSPEHVALIEAYCRANSLFRAPGSPDPVYSRVIEIDLSAAKPSVAGPRRPQDRMPIGRVPADFAERLPLPLKEGGFNATPGVTSGPLHHGSVVLAAITSCTNTSNPAVMLAAGLVAQKAVARGLAPATWVKTSLAPGSRVVTGYLQQAGLLPALEALGFYVIGYGCTTCGGKSGPLAEGVPQAIESGELVAAAVLSGNRNFEGRIHKLIRANYITSPPMVVAYALAGRIDLDLDNDPLGTDKSGQPVYLRDIWPTPEEIAALLPLAQQRTAFLQTYTASSDENDDLKLWRDMEAPQGLRFPWDPQSYYLVEPPFFKAADDGDALSRLERQLRGTRVLAAFGDSLTTDHISPGGEIPQDSPAGRYLMDAGIAPRDFNTYVARRCNFEVMTRATFANIRVKNLLVPEVEGGVTRYFPRGAEAAPSDRAEGEAPAARQEGIQMSIFDASRAYEADGVSTIVLAGKEYGTGSSRDWAAKGSALLGVRAVIAESFERIHRANLVGMGILPLAFLPGQGWRQLGLSGTETYTFSNVAQALRDGTPVRVAAEGANGRIEFEAVPQVLTQAERELLADGGIPAQVLQHFLAAGAHEGAAV
- a CDS encoding CobW family GTP-binding protein, yielding MTNIPAGPIPVYLLTGFLGSGKTTLLSRLVRSAAFADTAVIINEFGQVGLDHRLLGKASDEDTVLLDSGCLCCALNSSLQDGLESLYYRRVRGEIPPYARMVVETSGLADPAPLINTLAGDASVARHYRFAGVIATVDAVNGPATLDAYREASAQAALADVLIITKTDLCAPEQVAQVRTALGGLNGTAQVRLATADTSEGEADFFAGIQAAPRMPEPSAGNSLATPLAHVLRYGIASYILHVSRPVTWSAYARWVAHLQRHGGDRLLRVKAILDFADGERYAIHGVRHLFSPPHALGPAKRDAPATAIVVIAQDMSAEEIGDSMAVLDPDASNSASQSAVS
- a CDS encoding isochorismatase family protein; this encodes MSDNKRIWDDFLTERDKLVLAQAGYGKRGGFGKRPALFIIDVQYNFCGDKPEDILEGLKQYRTHCGKEAWDAVAHMVPLLELAREKNIPVFYTESGRRPDLLDSGVQVGKNHRGGEKTVVANTHATQTVEPLAPRPQDIRISKQKPSCFFGTIFMSHLNFLDVDTLILVGCTSSGCLRATAVDAYSYNFKVIIPEEAAFDRFQASHAINLFDLNCKYADVIPSKEVGEYLASLPAPAAKAE
- the rpiA gene encoding ribose-5-phosphate isomerase RpiA yields the protein MLTQQELKQQAADAALEFVDAVAAPDVVIGVGTGSTADLFIDGLARFKGRVRATVASSERSAARLAGHGLAVLDLNDVESMPIYVDGADEIDANLHMIKGGGGALTREKIVASVAERFICIADESKLVQRMGAFPLPIEVIPMAREAVARRMAALGGRPRLREGFVTDNGNVILDVAGLSIADARALETDINGMAGVVTCGLFALAGADVALLATQSGIRRLDKPA
- a CDS encoding dihydroorotase — protein: MSLDLVLTNARMMLPGQGLTLGTLGVKDGRIAVIAEHGADLTAAEIIDCGGLWVLPGVIDPHVHFGFGSPETDFETEARTAVLGGTTSVLSFHRSKDIRESCDAARERGESQSCIDFGFHFGITSHLHVETLEAISKQFGVTSYKLYMMYKGAAGLSKGFTDIDDGLLFEALRATARIPGAILGVHCENVEVIPVLRDPLRAAGRDDLKAWNEQSPDFLEAENVHRVCYFASKTQTPVNIVHLSSREALDEVRRHRRRSTAPIYVETCPHYLFLNDESPAGPYAKVNPPVRGQDDVEAMWEGVLDGSITTVGSDHVPRKRETKDKDIWAASNGFPGTGMILPILLHEGYHRRGVPLERLMEIASGTSARIYNMPSKGGIVVGKDADLLIVDPDLERTVDPATLESHADYSPYEGMTLKGWPIRTLVRGRTVMQDGRITDDARTNPGGRFLRR